A single genomic interval of Tsukamurella paurometabola harbors:
- a CDS encoding carboxyl transferase domain-containing protein, which produces MAITAQDLIDAILDRGTFTSWDGPLPDVGPDAEYAAALHRARERSHHDEAVITGEGRIRGQRVALIACDFAFLGGSIGVAAAERIVTAVERATALRLPLLATPTSGGTRMQEGTVAFLQMVKISAAITLHKQSGLPYLVYLRDPTMGGVFASWGSLGHVTIAEPGARIGFLGPRVYEALRGEPFPDGVQTAEHLFERGLIDGVVPLRFVRLLAHRTLRVLAGAQDADPLAPHLGVVEELDTADDDIPAWDSVRISRESGRPGVRAFLRHSATDRLPLSGTGEGETDHTLLLSLARVQGYPCVVVGQDTTRADGAAPPLLGPAALRAARRGMRLAAELSLPLVLVIDTWGAALSPEAEEGGLAGEVARSLSDLVTLTVPTVSVLLGQGTGGGALAMLPADRVLCAQHAWLAPLPPEGASAVMYRDTDHAAEMADRQRIRAADLLEDGIVDRVIPERPNAADEPTEFSRRVGLAVSDALAELSLIPDSIRISRRLDRYRFLGGR; this is translated from the coding sequence ATGGCGATCACGGCGCAGGACCTCATCGATGCGATCCTCGACCGCGGCACCTTCACCAGCTGGGACGGCCCGCTGCCGGACGTCGGGCCCGACGCGGAGTACGCCGCCGCGCTGCACCGCGCGCGGGAGCGGTCGCACCACGACGAGGCCGTCATCACCGGCGAGGGCCGCATCCGCGGGCAGCGGGTCGCCCTCATCGCGTGCGACTTCGCCTTCCTCGGCGGCTCGATCGGCGTGGCCGCGGCCGAGCGGATCGTGACCGCGGTCGAGCGGGCGACCGCACTGCGGCTGCCGCTCCTCGCCACGCCCACGTCGGGCGGGACGCGCATGCAGGAGGGCACCGTCGCCTTCCTGCAGATGGTGAAGATCTCGGCGGCGATCACCCTGCACAAGCAGTCGGGACTGCCGTACCTGGTGTACCTGCGCGACCCCACGATGGGCGGGGTGTTCGCGTCCTGGGGCTCGCTGGGCCACGTGACCATCGCGGAGCCGGGCGCGCGCATCGGCTTCCTCGGCCCGCGCGTGTACGAGGCGCTGCGCGGCGAGCCGTTCCCCGACGGGGTGCAGACCGCCGAGCACCTCTTCGAGCGCGGCCTCATCGACGGGGTGGTGCCGCTCCGGTTCGTCCGGCTGTTGGCGCACCGCACGCTGCGCGTCCTCGCGGGGGCGCAGGACGCCGACCCGCTGGCCCCGCACCTCGGGGTGGTCGAGGAGCTGGACACCGCCGACGACGACATCCCCGCCTGGGACTCGGTGCGGATCAGCAGGGAGTCCGGGCGGCCCGGTGTGCGCGCCTTCCTCCGGCACTCGGCCACGGATCGGCTGCCGCTCTCGGGCACCGGCGAGGGCGAGACGGACCACACGCTGCTGCTCTCCCTCGCGCGGGTGCAGGGCTATCCGTGCGTCGTGGTCGGGCAGGACACCACGCGCGCCGACGGTGCCGCTCCCCCGCTGCTCGGCCCGGCGGCGCTGCGCGCGGCGCGCCGGGGCATGCGGCTGGCCGCCGAGCTGAGCCTGCCACTGGTGCTCGTCATCGACACCTGGGGCGCCGCCCTCTCCCCCGAGGCGGAGGAGGGCGGCCTCGCCGGGGAGGTGGCGCGCAGCCTGTCCGACCTGGTGACCCTCACGGTCCCGACGGTGTCCGTCCTGCTCGGGCAGGGTACGGGCGGGGGCGCGCTGGCGATGCTGCCCGCCGACCGGGTGCTGTGCGCGCAGCACGCGTGGCTCGCGCCGCTGCCGCCGGAGGGCGCGAGCGCGGTGATGTACCGGGACACCGACCACGCCGCGGAGATGGCCGACCGGCAGCGGATCCGCGCGGCGGACCTGCTGGAGGACGGCATCGTGGACCGGGTCATCCCGGAGCGCCCGAACGCCGCGGACGAGCCGACGGAGTTCTCCCGCCGGGTGGGACTGGCGGTGAGCGACGCCCTCGCGGAGCTCTCCCTCATCCCCGATTCGATCCGGATCAGCCGGCGGCTGGACCGCTACCGGTTCCTGGGCGGACGCTGA
- a CDS encoding DUF4333 domain-containing protein, producing MGLRAVAVVVGGAGVAIAACWTMLAPGEVAQDQVERGTLAQVAAAPSDALHCDGGLKAEVGAGQSCVLHRGGEDFAVQLRVTDVDGDRVNWDSTVAGAPRSGQRVAVRELERRTREVLARERHVDAVTCDGALAGIVGARQSCAMTARGHRHDVTVTVTTVDPSRVQWGVTVRD from the coding sequence ATGGGTCTGCGGGCGGTGGCGGTCGTCGTCGGCGGTGCCGGCGTCGCGATCGCCGCGTGCTGGACGATGCTCGCGCCCGGCGAGGTGGCCCAGGACCAGGTCGAACGCGGCACCCTCGCGCAGGTGGCCGCGGCACCGTCGGACGCCCTGCACTGCGACGGCGGCCTGAAGGCCGAGGTCGGCGCCGGTCAGTCCTGCGTGCTGCACCGCGGCGGCGAGGACTTCGCGGTGCAGCTGCGCGTCACGGACGTCGACGGCGACCGGGTGAACTGGGACTCGACTGTCGCCGGGGCGCCGCGGTCCGGGCAGCGCGTCGCGGTCCGCGAACTCGAACGCCGCACCCGGGAGGTGCTCGCCCGCGAGCGCCACGTCGACGCGGTGACCTGCGACGGCGCGCTGGCCGGCATCGTCGGGGCCCGGCAGAGCTGCGCCATGACCGCCCGCGGCCACCGGCACGACGTGACCGTCACCGTCACCACCGTCGACCCCTCCCGCGTGCAGTGGGGAGTGACCGTCCGCGACTGA
- a CDS encoding Nramp family divalent metal transporter: MMLLGPAFVAAIAYVDPGNVAANVTAGAKYGYLLVWVLVLANVMAVMIQYQSAKLGVVTGRSLPQVLGDRLPRRSRLAFWGQAELVAAATDIAEVIGGALALNLLFGVPLVWGGLIVGVISTALLVLADGRRQYRFELVIVGLLAIIVVGFLAGLIVAPPDGGAVLGGLVPRLQGTETVLLAASMLGATVMPHAIYLHSALVVDRHGAPPAEGRAERARHLLKVTRVDVILALVIAGAVNIALLVLAASALYGREGTDSIEGAHAAVRDALGPVVAGLFAVGLLASGLASTSVGSYAGGTIMAGLLRKRIPVVVRRLVTMVPAIGVLAVGVPPTEALVISQVVLSFGIPFALLPLRRFTADRALMGEFADRAPLRWASAAAGALIVVLNVALIYLTVTGAG; this comes from the coding sequence ATGATGTTGCTCGGACCGGCGTTCGTCGCCGCCATCGCCTACGTCGACCCCGGGAACGTCGCCGCGAACGTCACCGCGGGCGCGAAGTACGGATACCTGCTGGTCTGGGTCCTGGTGCTGGCCAACGTGATGGCGGTGATGATCCAGTACCAGTCCGCCAAGCTCGGCGTCGTCACGGGCCGCTCGCTGCCGCAGGTCCTCGGCGACCGGCTGCCGCGCCGCTCGCGCCTCGCGTTCTGGGGGCAGGCCGAGCTGGTGGCCGCGGCGACGGACATCGCCGAGGTGATCGGCGGCGCGCTGGCCCTGAATCTGCTGTTCGGGGTGCCGCTCGTGTGGGGCGGGCTCATCGTCGGCGTGATCTCCACGGCGCTGCTCGTGCTCGCCGACGGTCGCCGCCAGTACCGGTTCGAGCTGGTGATCGTCGGACTGCTCGCGATCATCGTGGTCGGCTTCCTCGCGGGCCTCATCGTCGCGCCGCCCGACGGCGGCGCCGTCCTCGGTGGGCTCGTCCCGCGCCTGCAGGGCACGGAGACGGTGCTCCTCGCCGCGTCGATGCTCGGCGCCACCGTGATGCCGCACGCCATCTACCTGCACTCCGCGCTCGTCGTCGACCGGCACGGCGCGCCGCCCGCCGAGGGCCGCGCCGAGCGGGCGCGCCACCTGCTCAAGGTCACCCGGGTCGACGTGATCCTCGCGCTGGTGATCGCGGGCGCCGTCAACATCGCGCTGCTCGTGCTCGCCGCGAGTGCCCTGTACGGCCGCGAGGGCACCGACTCCATCGAGGGGGCGCACGCCGCGGTGCGGGACGCGCTGGGGCCGGTGGTCGCCGGGCTCTTCGCGGTCGGGCTCCTCGCGTCGGGCCTCGCGTCCACGTCGGTGGGCAGCTACGCGGGCGGGACCATCATGGCCGGCCTGCTGCGCAAGCGGATCCCCGTCGTGGTGCGGCGGCTCGTGACGATGGTGCCCGCGATCGGCGTGCTCGCGGTCGGCGTCCCGCCCACCGAGGCGCTCGTGATCTCGCAGGTGGTGCTGAGCTTCGGCATCCCCTTCGCGCTGCTGCCGCTGCGCCGGTTCACCGCGGACCGCGCGCTGATGGGGGAGTTCGCCGACCGTGCCCCGCTGCGGTGGGCGTCCGCCGCCGCGGGCGCACTGATCGTCGTGCTCAACGTCGCGCTGATCTACCTGACCGTCACCGGCGCCGGCTGA
- a CDS encoding HugZ family protein, whose translation MTTRDHGDPGDAPTIAPPLTDVAEPRRPTAAEEARTVAAATNTATLGSLSADGAPWASLVTYGLLGGDPVLCVSHMAEHGRNLQRDPRASVSIVAPDAPSDPLANARITLAGRVIRPDGKRLAAAREAHLAAVPAAKYYLDYSDFTVWLLEVERVRWVGGYGRMDSATRGEYAAAEPDPVTPHAAGAVRHLNDDHAAALLDMARALGGYPDATAARCERADRYGLDLRVDTPRGWAVTRAGFREPLGAAGELRQATVALARLAAGR comes from the coding sequence ATGACCACACGCGACCACGGCGATCCCGGCGACGCCCCCACCATCGCCCCGCCCCTCACCGATGTCGCCGAGCCGCGGCGACCCACCGCCGCCGAGGAGGCGCGCACGGTGGCCGCGGCCACCAACACCGCGACGCTCGGCAGCCTCTCCGCCGACGGTGCGCCGTGGGCCTCGCTGGTCACGTACGGGCTGCTCGGCGGCGACCCGGTGCTGTGCGTCTCACACATGGCCGAGCACGGCCGGAACCTGCAGCGCGACCCCCGCGCCAGCGTCTCGATCGTCGCGCCGGACGCCCCGTCGGACCCCCTGGCGAACGCGCGGATCACGCTGGCGGGCAGAGTGATCCGCCCTGACGGGAAGCGCCTCGCCGCGGCCCGGGAGGCCCACCTGGCGGCCGTGCCCGCGGCGAAGTACTACCTCGACTACAGCGACTTCACCGTGTGGCTGCTCGAGGTGGAGCGGGTGCGCTGGGTGGGCGGCTACGGGCGGATGGACTCGGCGACCCGCGGGGAGTACGCCGCCGCCGAGCCGGACCCGGTGACGCCGCACGCCGCGGGCGCGGTGCGCCACCTCAACGACGATCACGCCGCCGCGCTGCTGGACATGGCCCGGGCGCTGGGCGGTTACCCCGACGCCACGGCGGCGCGCTGCGAGCGGGCCGACCGGTACGGCCTGGATCTGCGCGTGGACACCCCGCGCGGCTGGGCGGTCACCCGAGCGGGCTTCCGCGAGCCGCTCGGCGCGGCCGGCGAGCTGCGGCAGGCCACCGTCGCGCTCGCCCGGCTGGCCGCCGGACGGTAG